From a single Alloactinosynnema sp. L-07 genomic region:
- the queC gene encoding 7-cyano-7-deazaguanine synthase QueC has translation MTIDHPEHRHPEHAVVIASGGLDSTVLAYWLAARHSRLTLVSFDYGQRHRVELDHAAEIARLLLSPHRIIDLTSLGALLTGSALTDTSVAVPDGHYTDESMAATVVPNRNAIMLDIAVAVAIAVRADAVVFGAHAGDHTIYPDCRPEFVERFARSVQAANEGLLVPGFQVLAPFLTLTKTDIVRVGEALAVPFARTWSCYRGREVHCGTCGTCTERQEAFRDNGIVDPTVYRAA, from the coding sequence ATGACGATCGACCACCCCGAGCACCGCCACCCCGAACACGCGGTCGTCATCGCGTCCGGTGGCCTGGACTCCACCGTGCTGGCCTACTGGCTGGCCGCCCGCCACAGCCGCCTGACGCTGGTCTCGTTCGACTACGGGCAGCGCCACCGCGTCGAACTCGATCACGCCGCCGAGATCGCACGGCTGCTCCTGAGCCCGCACCGGATCATCGACCTGACCAGCTTGGGCGCGCTGCTGACCGGTTCGGCGTTGACCGACACCTCGGTGGCGGTGCCCGACGGGCACTACACCGACGAGTCGATGGCAGCCACGGTGGTGCCCAACCGCAACGCGATCATGCTCGACATCGCTGTGGCGGTCGCCATCGCGGTGCGTGCGGACGCGGTCGTCTTCGGCGCGCACGCCGGGGACCACACCATCTACCCCGATTGCCGGCCGGAGTTCGTGGAGCGGTTTGCCCGCAGCGTGCAGGCGGCCAACGAGGGCCTGCTGGTGCCGGGGTTCCAGGTACTTGCCCCTTTCTTGACGCTGACCAAGACCGACATCGTGCGCGTCGGCGAGGCGCTGGCGGTGCCGTTCGCCCGCACCTGGTCCTGCTACCGGGGCCGAGAGGTGCACTGCGGCACCTGCGGAACGTGCACCGAACGCCAAGAAGCCTTCCGCGACAACGGCATCGTCGACCCCACCGTGTACCGGGCCGCGTGA
- a CDS encoding Retron-type reverse transcriptase, with amino-acid sequence MPPTPVLQTHSLIPLLDEKHLRTALRQCGRRTSAPGADRMTLGELRRRASELLPRLAEQLAEGTWRPGPVREVAFPTYTGKSMTVCVPMMIDRLVHRALRNAIEPIMETQVLADWVSGYRPRRNRITALRHAAAHVEAGLRAVADVDVASVSEGATVEQVVDWCALHVHDGTFLDRVRTALAAMPYPIAPGSGLAPLLINLRLSRPDALLGGLRVVRFADNYAAFAADETEAHVAFTVIAEALAQCGMRPNESKSRVRTHANVEDLFLIGG; translated from the coding sequence GTGCCACCAACCCCTGTCCTGCAGACGCACTCGCTGATCCCGTTGCTGGACGAGAAGCACCTGCGGACCGCGTTGCGGCAGTGCGGACGGCGAACCTCGGCACCTGGTGCGGACCGGATGACGCTCGGGGAGTTGCGGCGGCGTGCTTCCGAACTGCTGCCCCGGCTGGCCGAGCAGTTGGCCGAAGGCACCTGGCGGCCGGGCCCGGTACGGGAGGTGGCTTTCCCGACCTACACCGGCAAGTCGATGACGGTGTGCGTGCCCATGATGATCGACCGGCTGGTGCACCGCGCGCTGCGCAACGCGATCGAGCCGATCATGGAAACGCAGGTGCTGGCCGACTGGGTGTCCGGTTACCGGCCTCGACGCAACCGCATCACCGCGCTGCGCCACGCTGCGGCTCACGTGGAGGCCGGCTTGCGCGCGGTCGCCGATGTGGATGTGGCCTCGGTGTCCGAGGGCGCCACTGTCGAGCAGGTCGTCGACTGGTGTGCCCTGCACGTTCACGACGGCACCTTCCTCGACCGAGTGCGCACCGCGCTGGCCGCGATGCCGTACCCGATCGCGCCGGGTTCCGGGCTCGCGCCGCTGCTGATCAACCTGCGCCTATCCCGTCCCGACGCCCTGCTGGGCGGGCTGCGGGTGGTGCGGTTCGCCGACAACTACGCCGCCTTCGCCGCCGACGAGACCGAAGCTCACGTCGCCTTCACCGTCATCGCCGAGGCGCTCGCCCAATGCGGGATGCGGCCCAACGAGTCCAAGAGCCGCGTACGAACGCACGCCAACGTCGAAGACCTGTTCCTGATCGGGGGCTGA
- a CDS encoding SUMF1/EgtB/PvdO family nonheme iron enzyme gives MKIEWVEVSGGTCRFGDDARPVEVGTLLWTRTPITCAQLRGERGGERGLHPVTGMTHAEATEIARALGGRLPTSAEWEWMAGGPARRRWPWGDQDWTPELANLRDCGLGTTCPVDANPDGATPEGLLEVAGNVWEWTARATMGGGVTLRGGSYASPTLYARTTFLNAAPVELASPGIGMRVVRQP, from the coding sequence ATGAAGATCGAGTGGGTCGAGGTATCCGGAGGGACCTGCCGATTCGGCGACGATGCCCGGCCGGTCGAGGTCGGCACGCTGCTGTGGACGCGCACCCCGATCACCTGCGCCCAGCTGCGCGGTGAGCGCGGTGGTGAACGCGGGCTGCACCCGGTCACCGGGATGACCCATGCCGAGGCCACCGAGATCGCCCGCGCCCTGGGTGGGCGGCTGCCGACCTCGGCGGAGTGGGAGTGGATGGCGGGCGGCCCCGCCCGGCGGCGCTGGCCGTGGGGTGACCAGGACTGGACGCCCGAGTTGGCGAATCTGCGCGACTGCGGCCTCGGCACCACCTGCCCGGTCGACGCCAACCCCGATGGGGCGACCCCGGAGGGGCTGCTGGAGGTGGCGGGCAACGTCTGGGAGTGGACCGCCCGCGCCACGATGGGCGGCGGCGTCACGCTGCGCGGCGGCTCCTACGCCTCGCCCACGCTGTACGCGCGCACCACCTTCCTCAACGCCGCGCCCGTCGAGCTGGCCTCGCCGGGCATCGGGATGCGGGTGGTGCGCCAGCCATGA
- a CDS encoding DUF6884 domain-containing protein, whose protein sequence is MTPISRLEPEQGLIIVSCSREKLVTTASVPALELYQGALTPRLRDHLSPEHRARLRILSGAHGLLHPDDLVGTYERKLRTLGEAQALQVRVSERLTIDLRDEGLRHVLVVLEPLYLAAVESLFDHAPPLTLTLLPNPVDWTGTSTVLSGWGWL, encoded by the coding sequence ATGACTCCCATCAGCAGGCTCGAGCCCGAGCAGGGACTGATCATCGTCTCCTGCAGCCGGGAGAAGCTGGTCACCACGGCCTCGGTCCCGGCGCTGGAGCTCTACCAGGGCGCGCTCACGCCCCGTCTGCGCGACCACCTCTCACCCGAGCATCGGGCACGGCTGCGCATTCTGTCCGGCGCACACGGCCTGCTGCACCCCGACGACCTCGTGGGTACCTACGAGCGCAAGCTGCGCACCCTCGGCGAAGCACAAGCGCTCCAGGTTCGCGTGTCCGAACGCCTGACCATCGACCTGCGGGACGAGGGGTTGCGGCACGTGCTGGTGGTGCTGGAGCCGCTGTACCTGGCCGCCGTCGAGAGTCTGTTCGACCACGCGCCGCCGCTGACCTTGACGTTGCTGCCCAACCCCGTCGACTGGACCGGGACGAGCACCGTGTTGTCCGGGTGGGGCTGGCTGTGA
- a CDS encoding glycosyltransferase family 2 protein gives MTTSESAYGPLPLREELLRHGNNHSSSTHAWEAVADGIGWHQPTPSDCWLASARTVSVVIPAYQVGYCLPTVLDALDAQHHQYEFEVIVVDDASTDDTAHVAARHRVVNRLVRLPQRMGAATARNVGTALATGQTVLYLDGDMVIPPHVITDIATRATDTSVLVGFRHNLRYEVHSQDPAILGRIPNLAADHRVVWRPPPNITLPYSGITLPEPLDGRPLDDTRDFIDLGYGQCYYDWDLPRMVVTALVAVPRAAVLDVGGFDAEFGRLGWGMEDTYLGACLIAAGLLVIPLRQTVGFHLDPPDAAEQWQHKLAGWPRTLARYRDLLMLPAPRGRTHAFTASMSELLTHCEGRP, from the coding sequence GTGACCACTTCCGAGTCCGCCTACGGCCCACTGCCGCTGCGGGAGGAGTTGCTGCGGCACGGCAACAACCACAGCTCCAGCACCCATGCCTGGGAGGCCGTCGCCGACGGGATCGGCTGGCACCAGCCCACCCCGTCGGACTGCTGGCTGGCATCCGCACGCACCGTCTCGGTGGTCATCCCCGCCTACCAGGTCGGCTACTGCCTGCCCACCGTTCTCGACGCCCTGGACGCCCAACACCACCAGTACGAGTTCGAGGTCATCGTCGTCGACGACGCCAGCACCGACGACACCGCCCACGTCGCCGCCCGGCACCGGGTGGTCAACCGGCTGGTGCGGCTGCCGCAGCGGATGGGCGCGGCCACCGCCCGCAACGTCGGCACCGCCCTCGCCACAGGGCAGACCGTGCTCTACCTCGACGGCGACATGGTGATCCCGCCGCACGTGATCACCGACATCGCCACCCGTGCCACCGACACCAGCGTGCTGGTCGGCTTCCGCCACAACCTTCGCTACGAGGTGCACTCCCAGGACCCGGCCATCCTGGGCCGCATCCCGAACCTCGCCGCCGACCACCGGGTCGTGTGGCGGCCACCGCCGAACATCACGCTGCCGTACAGCGGGATCACGCTGCCCGAGCCGCTCGACGGCCGCCCGCTCGATGACACCCGCGATTTCATCGACCTCGGGTATGGGCAGTGCTACTACGACTGGGACCTGCCCCGAATGGTCGTCACCGCCCTGGTCGCCGTCCCGCGCGCCGCCGTGCTCGATGTCGGCGGCTTCGACGCGGAGTTTGGCCGCCTGGGGTGGGGCATGGAGGACACCTACCTCGGGGCGTGCCTGATCGCCGCCGGGCTGCTGGTCATCCCGCTGCGGCAGACCGTCGGGTTCCACCTCGACCCACCCGATGCCGCCGAGCAGTGGCAGCACAAGCTCGCCGGCTGGCCGCGCACGCTGGCCCGCTACCGCGACCTGCTGATGCTGCCCGCGCCACGAGGCCGCACCCACGCCTTCACCGCATCCATGTCCGAGCTGCTCACCCACTGCGAGG